The following coding sequences are from one Eucalyptus grandis isolate ANBG69807.140 chromosome 11, ASM1654582v1, whole genome shotgun sequence window:
- the LOC104427250 gene encoding protein ACCELERATED CELL DEATH 6: MDVNLSIDEQEMWEQRKLRLEALIRANPSQQRHNPARRAQIMDPLLYLAAKEGDVDKFIKALEDHCAREGVSLPVTLEQLSPSGNTLLHAVAGSDDILRALIDFVPGHLISRGNSRRERPLHIAARAGKTGAVELLLSRANPRVPDISGNSPLHEAVRNRHYEVIRQLTSKDPYLLFLVNRERKTPGSVAVETGDLNVLKLLLEAMLALWPDLVEIEICFGMPPAHVAVEYQNMDMLTEMWNKMPVLLLLIDEQKRNPLHLAAYTNYLDGVKFMIEKLPLSALQQDGEGYLPIHVACKMDHVRIVEELQQLWPDPAEFRDGSGENILHVSARYGCISTVRYILKSPQFADLINARDIYLNTPLHLATLHWQPSVLLLLSRDGRVDLKLVNADGKTALDVAEEAITEIDAPLQKSEPKERKGPPALDRLKEERNTRMLVATLVAGMTFASSIQVPGGYNSSDQDAGIAILLHKAMYNVFVICNCIAMHSSIIALVILLWTQINDPFVLQNALSKSRLTLLVALEAMLLAFMAGVYVSVTELAWLAIVVLVLGSVALFIILSFYLLLHIPLGCKHPLVRRFTDLIIVVGISMSGSVTAGSRTITGYAIQLWAGGHPEFPHR; this comes from the exons ATGGATGTGAACCTGTCTATAGATGAGCAGGAGATGTGGGAGCAGAGAAAGCTGAGACTGGAAGCGCTAATCAGGGCCAACCCAAGCCAGCAACGGCACAATCCTGCACGACGCGCTCAGATTATGGATCCTCTGCTGTACTTGGCTGCGAAGGAAGGGGACGTCGACAAGTTCATTAAAGCCCTGGAGGATCATTGCGCCAGAGAAGGAGTGTCGTTGCCCGTGACTCTCGAGCAACTCAGCCCATCCGGGAATACACTGCTTCACGCTGTGGCAG GGAGTGATGATATTCTCAGAGCCCTCATCGATTTCGTCCCTGGCCACTTGATCTCCCGGGGGAACTCCCGCCGAGAGAGGCCGCTGCACATTGCAGCTAGAGCAGGGAAAACCGGTGCGGTGGAGCTTCTCCTTTCTCGGGCAAATCCAAGAGTCCCTGACATCAGTGGGAACTCCCCTCTGCATGAGGCCGTGAGGAATCGCCACTACGAGGTGATCCGCCAGCTGACAAGTAAAGACCCGTATCTGCTGTTTCTTgtgaatagagagagaaagactccAGGGAGCGTAGCTGTCGAAACAGGGGACTTGAACGTCCTCAAGCTCTTGCTGGAAGCCATGCTGGCACTCTGGCCAGACTTGGTTGAAATAGAGATTTGTTTCGGCATGCCACCTGCTCATGTCGCTGTTGAGTACCAGAACATGG ATATGCTGACAGAGATGTGGAACAAGATGCCGGTGCTACTTCTATTGATTGATGAACAAAAGCGCAATCCACTCCATTTAGCAGCTTACACGAATTATCTCGATGGAGTCAAGTTCATGATAGAGAAGTTGCCGTTGAGTGCCCTGCAGCAAGACGGCGAGGGCTATCTTCCTATCCATGTTGCTTGCAAGATGGATCACGTGAGGATCGTCGAGGAGCTACAACAGCTATGGCCAGACCCCGCAGAGTTTCGAGATGGAAGTGGAGAAAACATTCTTCACGTGTCAGCAAGGTACGGATGCATTTCAACCGTCAGATACATACTGAAAAGTCCCCAATTCGCTGACCTCATTAATGCAAGAGATATCTACTTGAATACTCCTTTGCATCTGGCTACGTTGCACTGGCAACCTTCGGTCTTGCTTCTTCTTTCACGAGACGGAAGAGTTGATCTTAAGCTGGTGAATGCGGATGGCAAGACGGCTCTAGATGTGGCAGAGGAGGCCATTACAGAAATAGATGCTCCACTTCAGAAG TCAGAGCCTAAAGAGAGAAAGGGACCGCCGGCATTGGACAGACTTAAGGAGGAGAGAAATACTCGCATGCTTGTGGCGACACTCGTGGCTGGCATGACTTTCGCTTCTAGTATTCAAGTTCCCGGCGGATACAATAGCTCTGATCAAGATGCTGGAATCGCCATATTGCTTCACAAAGCGATGTACAATGTCTTTGTGATTTGCAACTGCATCGCTATGCATAGCTCGATCATCGCACTCGTGATCCTCCTCTGGACACAGATTAATGATCCCTTCGTGCTCCAAAATGCCCTTTCAAAATCAAGACTCACATTGTTGGTAGCTCTTGAAGCAATGCTTCTAGCATTCATGGCGGGCGTCTATGTGAGCGTAACCGAACTTGCTTGGCTTGCGATTGTTGTCCTCGTCTTGGGATCCGTCGCCCTTTTCATTATCTTGAGTTTCTACCTTCTGTTGCATATCCCGCTCGGGTGCAAGCATCCTCTCGTTCGTCGCTTCACTGACTTAATCATCGTTGTGGGTATTTCAATGTCGGGGAGCGTCACTGCAGGCAGTAGGACTATCACTGGCTACGCGATTCAGCTTTGGGCGGGGGGCCATCCTGAATTTCCTCATCGCTAA
- the LOC104424901 gene encoding protein MAK16 homolog A isoform X2, producing MQHDEVIWQVIRHNHCSYMAKITAGIFCRNEYNVTGICNRSSCPLANSRYATIRDHDGVFYLYMKSIERAHMPDKLWERVKLPRNYEKALEIIDKHLMYWPKFLVHKTKQRLTKMTQMRIRMRKLALKTREKIMTTPRKEKKREARREEKAEKAAVLEKSIEKELLERLRKGVYGDIYNYPVKEYEKVLEMDSLQAANEDEEEEPEIEYVEGYDELEEEVEDDIEDFGGLAINRVRATGDNDEDGDEDEDDDAEADRKRGKKESSLALRNVEKGDAVSKPKKRAKVLVEVEHENADERQAAVH from the exons ATGCAGCACGATGAGGTTATCTGGCAAGTCATTCGGCACAACCATTGTAGTTATATGGCCAA GATTACCGCTGGAATATTCTGTCGAAATGAATACAACGTAACAGGGATTTGTAATAGGAGCTCCTGCCCTCTAGCTAACAGCCGCTATGCTACTATCCGTGACCATGACG GTGTCTTTTACTTGTATATGAAATCAATAGAAAGGGCTCACATGCCTGACAAATTATGGGAAAGAGTGAAGCTGCCAAGAAATTATGAGAAGGCCCTTGAGATTATTGATAAGCATTTG ATGTATTGGCCGAAGTTTCTTGTTCATAAGACCAAGCAAAGGTTGACCAAAATGACTCAAATGCGCATCCGAATGAGAAAGCTTGCTCTGAAAACTAG GGAAAAGATTATGACGACAccgaggaaagaaaagaagagagaggctagaagggaggaaaaagcagaaaaagcaGCAGTTTTGGAAAAG AGTATTGAGAAAGAGCTATTAGAACGCCTAAGGAAAGGAGTGTATGGTGATATCTACAATTACCCTGTCAAAGAGTACGAAAAAGTCCTCGAGATGGATTCTTTGCAGGCTgccaatgaagatgaagaggag GAACCTGAGATAGAGTATGTGGAAGGTTACGATGAACTGGAGGAAGAAGTAGAAGATGATATTGAAGATTTTGGTGGTCTTGCTATAAATAGAGTTCGTGCAACTGGTGACAATG ATGAAGATGGtgacgaagatgaagatgatgatgcaGAAGCTGATcggaagagaggaaaaaaagaatcctCATTGGCTTTAAGAAATGTTGAGAAAGGTGACGCTGTTTCTAAGCCCAAGAAAAGAGCTAAGGTTCTTGTTGAG GTTGAACATGAAAATGCAGATGAAAGACAAGCTGCAGTTCATTGA
- the LOC104424901 gene encoding protein MAK16 homolog A isoform X1 — protein sequence MQHDEVIWQVIRHNHCSYMAKITAGIFCRNEYNVTGICNRSSCPLANSRYATIRDHDGVFYLYMKSIERAHMPDKLWERVKLPRNYEKALEIIDKHLMYWPKFLVHKTKQRLTKMTQMRIRMRKLALKTREKIMTTPRKEKKREARREEKAEKAAVLEKSIEKELLERLRKGVYGDIYNYPVKEYEKVLEMDSLQAANEDEEEEPEIEYVEGYDELEEEVEDDIEDFGGLAINRVRATGDNGEDEDGDEDEDDDAEADRKRGKKESSLALRNVEKGDAVSKPKKRAKVLVEVEHENADERQAAVH from the exons ATGCAGCACGATGAGGTTATCTGGCAAGTCATTCGGCACAACCATTGTAGTTATATGGCCAA GATTACCGCTGGAATATTCTGTCGAAATGAATACAACGTAACAGGGATTTGTAATAGGAGCTCCTGCCCTCTAGCTAACAGCCGCTATGCTACTATCCGTGACCATGACG GTGTCTTTTACTTGTATATGAAATCAATAGAAAGGGCTCACATGCCTGACAAATTATGGGAAAGAGTGAAGCTGCCAAGAAATTATGAGAAGGCCCTTGAGATTATTGATAAGCATTTG ATGTATTGGCCGAAGTTTCTTGTTCATAAGACCAAGCAAAGGTTGACCAAAATGACTCAAATGCGCATCCGAATGAGAAAGCTTGCTCTGAAAACTAG GGAAAAGATTATGACGACAccgaggaaagaaaagaagagagaggctagaagggaggaaaaagcagaaaaagcaGCAGTTTTGGAAAAG AGTATTGAGAAAGAGCTATTAGAACGCCTAAGGAAAGGAGTGTATGGTGATATCTACAATTACCCTGTCAAAGAGTACGAAAAAGTCCTCGAGATGGATTCTTTGCAGGCTgccaatgaagatgaagaggag GAACCTGAGATAGAGTATGTGGAAGGTTACGATGAACTGGAGGAAGAAGTAGAAGATGATATTGAAGATTTTGGTGGTCTTGCTATAAATAGAGTTCGTGCAACTGGTGACAATGGTGAAG ATGAAGATGGtgacgaagatgaagatgatgatgcaGAAGCTGATcggaagagaggaaaaaaagaatcctCATTGGCTTTAAGAAATGTTGAGAAAGGTGACGCTGTTTCTAAGCCCAAGAAAAGAGCTAAGGTTCTTGTTGAG GTTGAACATGAAAATGCAGATGAAAGACAAGCTGCAGTTCATTGA